One window of the Pseudomonas sp. S04 genome contains the following:
- a CDS encoding AraC family transcriptional regulator — protein sequence MKHAITKDADKAPRFWRDAALPFIEARAIANGREVCYARHSHEHFSIGAITAGRSTYVHEQGSWQVATGTVVLMNPGDVHACNPIDDQPWSYLMLYVDTPWLTDLQHQLGFAAELDFRRFACAHTADHALFDGLTQLYELLLDAQASTLQKHSATVAFFTEVQIRLNPAQVMLDEPNSKLERAAEYIREHCTQALKLDDICAAAELSASYLIRAFKQQYGMTPHAYLVNRRIQFARQQLRQGRLIADVALDAGFADQAHFQRAFKQHLAATPGQYRG from the coding sequence ATGAAGCACGCCATCACCAAAGATGCCGACAAAGCCCCGCGCTTCTGGCGTGATGCGGCCCTGCCCTTCATCGAGGCCCGCGCCATCGCGAATGGCCGCGAAGTCTGCTACGCCCGCCATTCCCACGAACACTTTTCGATCGGCGCAATCACTGCCGGACGCAGCACCTACGTGCATGAACAGGGGTCCTGGCAAGTGGCGACCGGCACCGTGGTCCTGATGAATCCTGGCGACGTGCACGCCTGCAATCCCATCGACGATCAACCCTGGTCGTACCTCATGTTGTATGTCGACACGCCCTGGCTGACTGACCTGCAGCATCAGTTGGGCTTTGCTGCCGAGCTGGATTTTCGTCGGTTCGCCTGCGCCCATACCGCCGACCACGCGCTGTTCGATGGCCTTACCCAGCTGTATGAACTGTTGCTCGATGCCCAGGCCTCCACCCTGCAGAAGCACAGCGCCACGGTGGCGTTTTTCACCGAGGTGCAGATCCGTCTCAACCCGGCCCAGGTCATGCTCGATGAGCCCAACAGCAAGCTCGAACGGGCTGCCGAATACATCCGCGAACACTGCACCCAGGCGCTCAAGCTCGATGACATCTGCGCGGCCGCCGAGCTTTCGGCCTCGTACCTGATCCGCGCGTTCAAGCAGCAGTACGGCATGACGCCCCATGCGTACCTGGTCAACCGCCGCATCCAGTTCGCCCGCCAGCAATTGCGCCAGGGTAGGCTGATCGCCGACGTGGCGCTGGACGCCGGGTTTGCCGACCAGGCGCATTTCCAGCGGGCGTTCAAACAGCACCTGGCCGCGACACCCGGGCAGTATCGCGGCTGA
- a CDS encoding LysE family translocator — protein MSLIMSMAAFALAASITPGPVNIVALSSGAQYGFRASQRHVLGATLGFVLLLVLMGLGLHELLKLWPGLTRVVQLAGVAFLLFMACKLATDDGRLGTADAAQAPTLFYGALMQWLNPKAWLACVAGMGAFVADGDTRLVWQFAAVYLVVCYLSVACWAYAGTFLRQYLSNAGGLRLFNRVMALLLAVSAGYLLLP, from the coding sequence ATGAGTCTGATTATGTCCATGGCCGCGTTTGCGCTGGCTGCGTCTATCACGCCGGGGCCGGTGAATATCGTGGCCTTGAGTTCGGGTGCGCAGTATGGCTTTCGTGCCAGTCAGCGGCATGTGCTGGGTGCCACTTTGGGCTTTGTGCTGTTGCTGGTGTTGATGGGGTTGGGGCTGCATGAGCTGCTCAAACTCTGGCCGGGGTTAACCCGGGTGGTGCAACTGGCCGGGGTGGCATTCCTGTTGTTCATGGCCTGCAAGCTTGCCACCGATGACGGACGCCTGGGCACCGCCGATGCCGCACAGGCGCCAACCCTGTTCTACGGCGCCTTGATGCAATGGCTCAACCCCAAGGCGTGGCTGGCCTGTGTCGCGGGGATGGGGGCGTTTGTCGCGGACGGCGATACGCGACTGGTCTGGCAGTTTGCCGCGGTGTACCTGGTGGTGTGCTATCTGTCGGTGGCCTGTTGGGCCTATGCCGGGACGTTCCTGCGCCAGTACTTGAGCAACGCTGGAGGCCTGCGCCTGTTCAATCGGGTGATGGCGTTGCTGTTGGCGGTGAGTGCCGGCTACCTGCTGTTGCCCTGA
- the capB gene encoding caprolactamase subunit beta — protein MSTVDPITLAVVRGALETAQREMTLTLEKTGRSSVFNLAHDYSNALFDHLPEMILQGQDIPIHLGSLIPAMKCVAGFFGDDILEGDVIYHNDPAYKGSHILDCCMYKPVFYQGELVFWAVCKGHLTDIGGPVPAGYNPDAKEIYAEGLRIPPVKLWSQGKRREDVINLLLTNMRARAYQEGDLNAQYGACTVGERHLLQLLERYGVEQVRACIAELKDMADRHMRALLREVPDGFYSGTAVLEDSGHGLGELAITARVEIRGDEAHVLIESPPQVPYFINSYAGNSVSGVYLGLMMFAQVPPPYNEGLYRCVSVDLGPPGTLCNASEPAPHVNSTTTPMETLADAVRQALEQAAPERVTASWGHASGINIAGHDPRNGNAEYVTMVLASIISGAGANQAMDGWPACGPLCCFGALMSGDIELLEYSYPILIHRYSMMTDSGGAGEFRGGSGTRIEIEPLDHAMTVVGFGEGRQLPTAGAAGASNVLLEPKLGRLIHRKVDDAEDHFTYNAQLTAQPGERVININPGGGGYGNPLRRPVSSVLEDVRNGLVSLEGARREYGVAIDGNGQVDDAATHALRTAH, from the coding sequence ATGAGTACAGTAGATCCGATCACCCTGGCGGTGGTGCGCGGCGCGCTCGAGACTGCGCAGCGGGAAATGACCCTGACCCTGGAAAAAACCGGTCGCTCGAGCGTGTTCAACCTCGCTCACGACTATTCCAATGCCCTGTTCGATCACCTTCCGGAAATGATCCTGCAAGGCCAGGACATCCCCATCCACCTCGGCTCCCTCATCCCGGCCATGAAATGCGTCGCCGGCTTCTTCGGCGACGACATCCTCGAAGGCGATGTGATTTACCACAACGACCCGGCCTACAAAGGCAGCCACATCCTCGACTGCTGCATGTACAAACCGGTGTTCTACCAAGGCGAACTGGTGTTCTGGGCCGTGTGCAAAGGCCACCTGACCGACATCGGCGGCCCCGTACCCGCCGGCTACAACCCCGACGCCAAGGAGATCTACGCCGAAGGCCTGCGCATTCCGCCGGTCAAGCTCTGGTCCCAGGGCAAGCGCCGCGAGGACGTGATCAACCTGCTGCTGACCAACATGCGCGCCCGGGCCTATCAGGAAGGTGACCTCAACGCCCAATACGGCGCCTGCACCGTCGGCGAGCGGCACCTGCTGCAACTGCTCGAGCGCTATGGCGTGGAGCAGGTGCGGGCCTGTATCGCCGAGCTCAAGGACATGGCCGACCGGCACATGCGCGCGCTGCTGCGTGAAGTCCCCGACGGTTTCTACAGCGGCACCGCGGTACTGGAAGACTCCGGCCACGGCCTGGGCGAACTGGCGATCACCGCGCGGGTGGAGATTCGCGGCGACGAGGCCCACGTGCTGATCGAAAGCCCGCCGCAGGTGCCGTACTTCATCAACTCCTATGCCGGCAACTCGGTGTCGGGGGTGTACCTGGGGCTGATGATGTTTGCCCAGGTACCGCCGCCCTACAACGAAGGCCTGTACCGCTGCGTGTCGGTCGACCTCGGGCCACCCGGCACCCTGTGCAACGCCTCCGAACCGGCGCCCCACGTCAACAGCACCACCACGCCGATGGAAACCCTCGCCGATGCGGTACGCCAGGCCCTGGAGCAAGCCGCGCCAGAGCGAGTCACAGCGTCCTGGGGCCACGCCAGCGGGATCAACATTGCTGGCCACGACCCCCGCAACGGCAACGCCGAATACGTGACCATGGTCCTCGCCTCGATCATCTCCGGCGCGGGTGCCAACCAGGCCATGGACGGCTGGCCGGCGTGCGGGCCGCTGTGCTGCTTCGGCGCGCTGATGTCCGGTGACATCGAGTTGCTCGAGTACTCCTACCCGATCCTGATCCACCGCTACAGCATGATGACCGACAGCGGTGGCGCCGGTGAATTTCGTGGTGGCTCAGGCACCCGTATCGAAATCGAACCGCTGGACCACGCGATGACGGTGGTCGGCTTCGGTGAAGGCCGGCAACTGCCCACGGCGGGTGCGGCGGGTGCCAGCAACGTCCTGCTGGAACCGAAACTGGGGCGGCTGATCCACCGCAAGGTCGATGACGCAGAAGACCACTTCACCTACAACGCACAACTGACGGCCCAGCCCGGCGAACGGGTGATCAACATCAACCCCGGCGGTGGCGGCTACGGCAACCCGTTGCGCCGACCTGTGAGCAGTGTGCTGGAGGACGTGCGCAACGGCCTGGTGTCGCTTGAAGGCGCGCGTCGCGAGTACGGCGTGGCCATCGACGGCAACGGCCAGGTCGACGACGCCGCGACCCATGCCCTGCGCACCGCGCACTGA
- the capA gene encoding caprolactamase subunit alpha has product MSQPQYRLGIDAGGTFTDFILADRQGNVQLFKAPSTPQDGTLAIRNGLAQIADAIGRTPAQIIADCDLCINGTTVALNALIEKTGVKVGLLCTEGHEDSLEIRLGHKEDGHRYDASYPPAYMLVPRHLRRPISGRIISDGREHTPLDEQAIHAAIEYFRQEQVKAVAISFVWSVRNPSHEQRAAELVRAALPDVFVCTGNEVFPQIREYTRTSTTVVNAYLSPVMGRYIERIDALFEELGARQPTRYFQSNGGLAPGLVMRERAVNAINSGPASAPQAGLCVAQPFGIDNVITVDMGGTSFDITLSKAGRTNFSKDTDFLRYRIGVPMIQVETLGAGGGSIAFLDDFGMLQVGPRSAGANPGPVCYGKGGVEPTVTDANLALGYLADGALLGGSIRLNRQAAIEAIRSKIAEPLGISVERAATGIITLVNLNMVSGIRRVSVERGYDPRDFALIGAGGAAGMHVMRLAEEIGSNVVLIPKVASGLCAYGQILSDIRYDQLTTLPMRLDDDRVDLPLLNRTLCALRERGMDNLREDGFGAGNNVECQYHLEIRYLGQIHECSVELSCDQLEPSALATLREAFHTRHKALFSYSEPQSPIELVNLECSVIARLQRPPMPELPPATSDAPAQASSHRSMLFDAQAAWQQTPVYNGEHLQSGQTVEGPCVIEEATTNIVVPPGWRATLAPSATYRLTRGG; this is encoded by the coding sequence ATGAGCCAACCACAATATCGCCTGGGCATCGACGCCGGCGGCACCTTCACCGACTTCATCCTCGCCGATCGCCAGGGCAACGTGCAGTTGTTCAAAGCGCCCTCCACACCCCAGGACGGCACGCTGGCAATCCGTAACGGCCTGGCGCAGATCGCCGATGCCATCGGCCGCACCCCGGCCCAGATCATTGCCGACTGTGACCTGTGCATCAACGGCACCACCGTGGCCCTCAACGCCCTGATCGAAAAGACCGGGGTCAAGGTCGGCCTGCTGTGCACCGAAGGGCATGAGGACAGCCTGGAAATCCGCCTCGGCCACAAGGAGGACGGGCACCGCTACGACGCCAGCTACCCGCCCGCCTACATGCTGGTGCCGCGCCACCTGCGCCGGCCGATCAGCGGCCGGATCATCAGCGATGGCCGCGAGCATACGCCGCTGGATGAGCAGGCGATCCACGCGGCCATCGAGTACTTTCGCCAAGAACAGGTCAAGGCGGTGGCAATCTCCTTCGTCTGGTCGGTGCGCAATCCCAGCCACGAACAACGCGCCGCCGAACTGGTACGCGCGGCGCTGCCGGACGTGTTCGTCTGCACCGGCAATGAAGTGTTCCCGCAGATCCGCGAATACACCCGCACCTCCACCACCGTGGTCAACGCCTACCTGAGCCCGGTGATGGGCCGCTACATCGAGCGCATCGACGCGCTGTTCGAGGAACTGGGAGCACGCCAGCCGACTCGCTACTTCCAGTCCAACGGTGGCCTGGCCCCCGGCCTCGTGATGCGCGAGCGCGCGGTCAACGCCATCAACTCCGGCCCTGCCTCCGCGCCCCAGGCCGGCCTGTGCGTGGCCCAACCGTTCGGCATCGACAACGTGATCACCGTCGACATGGGTGGCACCTCGTTCGACATCACCCTGAGCAAGGCCGGGCGTACCAACTTCAGCAAGGACACCGACTTCCTGCGCTACCGCATCGGCGTGCCGATGATCCAGGTCGAAACCCTCGGCGCCGGTGGCGGCTCGATTGCCTTCCTCGACGACTTCGGCATGCTCCAGGTCGGCCCACGCAGCGCCGGGGCCAATCCTGGGCCGGTGTGCTACGGCAAGGGCGGCGTCGAGCCAACGGTCACCGACGCCAACCTGGCCCTCGGTTACCTGGCCGATGGCGCATTGCTTGGCGGCAGCATTCGCTTGAACCGCCAGGCGGCGATCGAGGCGATCCGCAGCAAGATCGCCGAGCCCTTGGGCATCAGCGTGGAGCGGGCGGCCACTGGCATCATCACCCTGGTCAACCTGAACATGGTCAGCGGCATCCGCCGGGTCTCGGTGGAACGCGGCTACGACCCCCGGGATTTCGCCCTGATCGGCGCCGGAGGCGCAGCGGGCATGCACGTCATGCGCCTGGCCGAGGAGATCGGCAGCAACGTGGTGCTGATCCCCAAAGTTGCCTCGGGGCTGTGTGCCTACGGGCAGATTCTCTCGGACATCCGCTACGACCAGTTGACCACCCTACCCATGCGCCTGGACGACGACCGGGTCGACCTGCCCCTGCTCAACCGGACGCTGTGCGCGCTGCGCGAGCGGGGCATGGATAACCTGCGTGAAGACGGCTTCGGCGCCGGCAACAACGTCGAGTGCCAGTACCACCTGGAAATCCGCTACCTGGGCCAGATCCACGAATGCAGCGTCGAACTGTCCTGCGACCAACTCGAACCAAGCGCCCTGGCGACCTTGCGCGAGGCCTTCCACACCCGGCACAAGGCACTGTTCTCCTACAGCGAACCGCAGAGCCCGATCGAACTGGTCAACCTTGAGTGCTCGGTGATCGCGCGCCTACAACGCCCACCCATGCCCGAGTTGCCGCCAGCCACCAGCGACGCCCCGGCCCAGGCCAGCAGCCACCGCTCGATGCTGTTCGATGCCCAGGCGGCCTGGCAGCAGACCCCGGTGTACAACGGCGAGCACCTGCAGTCCGGGCAGACGGTCGAGGGTCCCTGCGTGATCGAGGAAGCGACCACCAACATCGTGGTACCGCCAGGCTGGCGCGCGACGCTCGCGCCGTCTGCCACCTACCGGCTGACGCGTGGCGGTTGA
- a CDS encoding helix-turn-helix domain-containing protein — MAHTVSTRHWSDSERQPRWAQAIGSAYFPLSLEFAASDRFSGNLQIWETASTPLTLSRLRSSQLGYSRSKAQVSEDQQACYLVTVPRRSEVHFEQDGRALHCQPGGFIFERGDAPYRFHYASDNDLWVFKLPEQALHGQLRGAERYTRFCFDARRALGRIFVDQLAMCAARFDECAPSARHMLLEQALSTLLMALRDDERVLSSESSNLAALHLQRIERYVEQQLGNPDLNPQLIAEACGVSVRYLHKLFSSTPYSLGEWIRRRRLEAVHRGLLDPNCYLSIGALAMRWGFNDQAQFTRSFRQHFACTASEVRANARHGRDPGARLIQ, encoded by the coding sequence ATGGCACACACCGTCTCCACCCGCCACTGGTCCGACAGCGAACGCCAGCCCCGCTGGGCGCAAGCGATCGGCAGTGCCTACTTCCCGTTGTCGCTGGAATTTGCCGCCAGCGACCGTTTCAGCGGCAACCTGCAGATCTGGGAAACCGCCAGCACCCCCCTGACCCTGTCGCGCCTGCGCTCCAGTCAGCTCGGCTATTCGCGCAGCAAGGCCCAGGTCAGCGAAGACCAGCAAGCCTGCTACCTGGTGACCGTGCCCCGGCGCAGTGAAGTGCATTTCGAGCAGGACGGCCGCGCCCTGCATTGCCAGCCCGGCGGGTTCATTTTCGAGCGCGGTGACGCGCCCTATCGCTTTCACTACGCCAGCGACAACGACCTGTGGGTGTTCAAGCTGCCGGAACAAGCGCTGCACGGCCAGCTGCGCGGCGCCGAACGCTATACACGCTTTTGTTTCGACGCCCGGCGAGCCCTGGGGCGGATCTTCGTCGATCAGTTGGCCATGTGCGCCGCGCGCTTTGACGAGTGCGCTCCCAGCGCGCGCCACATGTTGCTGGAACAGGCCCTCTCGACCCTGCTGATGGCCCTGCGCGACGATGAGCGCGTGCTCAGCAGCGAGAGCTCGAACCTCGCCGCCCTGCACCTGCAACGCATCGAACGCTACGTTGAACAACAGCTGGGCAACCCCGACCTCAACCCGCAGCTGATCGCCGAGGCCTGCGGGGTGTCGGTGCGCTACCTGCACAAACTCTTCAGCAGCACCCCCTACAGCCTGGGCGAGTGGATTCGCCGGCGCCGGCTCGAGGCCGTGCACCGTGGCCTGCTCGATCCCAACTGCTACTTGTCGATCGGCGCCCTGGCGATGCGCTGGGGCTTCAACGACCAGGCGCAGTTCACCCGCAGCTTCCGCCAGCATTTCGCCTGCACCGCCAGTGAAGTCCGCGCCAACGCCCGGCACGGCCGGGATCCAGGGGCACGGTTGATCCAATAG
- a CDS encoding TonB-dependent siderophore receptor, whose protein sequence is MRPLLHLSLMLSLNASPLLIASSWAEDAARRSYQVPAGSLGATLTRFAGQAGVNLAVDPALVGGRTSQGLSGEFAVQEGFARLLQGSGLQLQAVGEQAYILVPAPDAGSLQLPATAIVGATAEQGVVPYAGGQVNRAGSQGMLGDQDFMDSPFSVTSYTQQAIKNQQARTLGDVVAADPSVRTTNPASGRFEQFTIRGFSLFNSDVAYGGLYGILPTYAIDMEIAERVDILKGPSAVLSGIAPRGSIGGGINIVPKRATDAPVTEITANYASAGQFGGALDIGRRFGEDQRFGVRFNGVQQSGDTEWDHQAIERETGVLGLDLREERVRLSLDIGHQQRRADAPQERVELAPGAKVPKAEDIDRNFAQPWTYAQSKDSFGALRGEFDVSDSLMLYAAYGARKGNYDFLRHGVQNTQDNGNFTLVPRTFRRDEDVQTATLGARQWFSTGTVNHTLNLSLNRFDMDFDNAGERYLRSIGNIYQPVEVAYPGQPNRIDTSTHTEDRFTSVALADTLGLFEDRLLLTLGARLQRVKVTSWSNGVRDEPVNDETDTSPALGVVFKASDRLSVFANYVEGLTQGETAPSTANNADTVFAPYRSKQGEVGIKYDHGTFGLTSSLFRIEQPAYQYDDQNNFKPNGQLVNQGLEFNVFGEPLHGVRLLGGVMLLDSKQSDTTDGQYDGNRGTGAPQVNANLGAEWDIPAVQGLTLTARAIHTSSQYLDPANDQEIDAWQRYDLGGRYAFKVGDSPVTLRAAVENVLDKTYWASAATSSDSAAGLTLSTPRTWLLSATVGF, encoded by the coding sequence ATGCGTCCTTTGTTGCACCTGAGCCTCATGCTGAGCCTGAACGCCAGTCCGTTATTGATCGCCAGCAGTTGGGCCGAAGACGCCGCCCGGCGCAGCTATCAGGTGCCGGCCGGAAGCCTGGGTGCCACCTTGACCCGGTTTGCCGGGCAGGCCGGGGTCAACCTTGCGGTGGATCCGGCGTTGGTCGGCGGGCGCACCAGCCAGGGGTTGTCCGGCGAATTCGCGGTGCAAGAGGGCTTTGCCCGATTGCTCCAGGGTTCCGGTCTGCAATTGCAGGCAGTGGGTGAGCAGGCTTATATCCTGGTGCCGGCGCCGGACGCCGGCAGCCTGCAATTGCCGGCCACCGCGATTGTGGGCGCCACGGCGGAGCAGGGCGTGGTGCCCTATGCCGGTGGCCAGGTCAATCGTGCCGGCTCCCAGGGCATGCTCGGTGACCAGGACTTCATGGACAGCCCGTTCAGCGTCACCTCCTACACCCAGCAGGCGATCAAGAACCAGCAAGCCCGGACCCTCGGCGACGTGGTGGCCGCCGACCCGTCGGTGCGCACCACCAACCCGGCCAGCGGGCGTTTCGAGCAGTTCACCATCCGTGGGTTCAGCCTGTTCAACAGTGACGTGGCTTACGGTGGCCTGTACGGCATCCTCCCGACCTACGCCATCGACATGGAAATCGCCGAGCGCGTCGACATCCTCAAGGGCCCGAGCGCGGTGCTCTCTGGCATTGCCCCGCGTGGCAGTATCGGCGGCGGCATCAACATCGTGCCCAAGCGCGCCACGGATGCACCGGTTACCGAGATCACGGCTAACTATGCCTCTGCCGGACAGTTCGGCGGTGCCCTGGACATTGGCCGGCGCTTTGGCGAGGACCAGCGTTTTGGTGTGCGCTTCAACGGTGTACAGCAGTCCGGCGACACCGAGTGGGACCACCAGGCCATCGAGCGGGAAACCGGGGTGCTGGGCCTCGACCTGCGCGAAGAGCGGGTCCGCCTGTCGTTGGACATCGGACACCAGCAGCGGCGCGCCGACGCCCCTCAGGAGCGGGTCGAACTGGCACCCGGGGCCAAGGTGCCGAAGGCCGAAGACATCGACCGCAACTTCGCCCAACCCTGGACCTATGCGCAATCGAAGGACTCCTTCGGTGCGCTGCGTGGCGAGTTTGATGTCAGCGACTCACTGATGCTCTACGCCGCTTATGGCGCGCGCAAAGGCAACTACGATTTCCTGCGCCATGGCGTGCAGAACACCCAGGACAACGGCAACTTCACCCTGGTACCGCGCACCTTCCGCCGCGATGAAGACGTGCAGACCGCCACCCTCGGTGCCCGCCAATGGTTCAGCACCGGCACGGTCAACCACACCCTGAACCTGAGCCTGAACCGCTTCGACATGGACTTCGACAACGCCGGTGAGCGCTACCTGCGCAGCATCGGCAATATCTACCAGCCGGTGGAGGTGGCCTATCCGGGCCAGCCCAATCGCATCGATACCAGCACCCACACCGAAGACCGCTTCACCAGTGTGGCCCTGGCCGACACCCTGGGACTGTTCGAGGACCGCCTGCTGCTGACCCTTGGCGCGCGCCTGCAACGGGTCAAGGTCACCTCCTGGAGCAATGGCGTGCGCGATGAGCCGGTGAATGACGAGACCGACACTTCACCGGCCCTGGGCGTGGTGTTCAAGGCCAGCGATCGGCTGTCGGTGTTTGCCAACTACGTTGAAGGCCTGACCCAGGGCGAAACTGCGCCGAGCACGGCGAACAATGCCGATACGGTCTTCGCGCCGTACCGCAGCAAGCAGGGCGAGGTCGGCATCAAGTACGACCATGGCACCTTCGGCCTGACCAGCAGCCTGTTCCGCATCGAGCAGCCGGCCTACCAGTACGATGACCAGAACAACTTCAAGCCCAACGGCCAGTTGGTCAACCAGGGGCTGGAGTTCAACGTTTTCGGTGAACCGCTGCACGGTGTGCGCCTGCTGGGTGGGGTAATGCTGCTCGACAGCAAGCAGAGCGATACCACCGATGGCCAGTACGACGGTAATCGTGGCACCGGCGCACCGCAGGTCAACGCCAACCTCGGTGCGGAATGGGACATTCCTGCGGTACAGGGTCTGACCCTCACCGCACGGGCCATCCACACCAGTTCCCAGTACCTGGACCCGGCCAACGACCAAGAGATCGATGCCTGGCAACGCTACGACCTGGGCGGCCGTTATGCCTTCAAGGTTGGCGACAGCCCAGTGACGCTGCGCGCCGCCGTGGAAAACGTCCTCGACAAGACCTACTGGGCCTCGGCCGCCACCTCGTCCGACAGTGCGGCGGGCCTGACCCTGTCGACCCCGCGCACCTGGCTGCTGTCGGCCACGGTGGGGTTCTGA
- a CDS encoding FecR domain-containing protein → MSRAAPSSEAREVARAAAQWLALMESGSASEDDHQRLQQWRNSHGSHESAWQRAQALRQRFCDLPSALALATLDRPDAGRRAVLKRALGVAVLVPSAWLLSRQLPLDVWRADLHTGTGEQRRLPLADGSSLQLNSASAVNLDLGTRHLSLVRGEVALKVPGPAPLTLQAPYGQINVSRSEVCVRLNDGHCQVSVVSGAVQLQPLHGPLLVLNAGQRVDLQASGAGPVSAFDPSVADWRSGVLTAQDQPLGDFLRELSRYRPGLLRWEPALEKLRVTGSFRLDNTDRVLALLAASLALEVHTRTRYWVTLVPRDQLG, encoded by the coding sequence GTGAGTCGTGCCGCGCCTTCCAGCGAAGCCCGCGAAGTGGCGCGCGCGGCGGCCCAGTGGCTGGCGCTGATGGAATCGGGCAGTGCCAGTGAAGACGATCATCAGCGCCTGCAGCAGTGGCGCAACAGCCATGGCAGCCACGAGAGCGCCTGGCAGCGAGCGCAGGCGTTGCGCCAACGCTTTTGCGACTTGCCGTCGGCGCTGGCGCTGGCCACCCTGGACCGCCCGGATGCGGGTCGACGGGCCGTGCTCAAGCGTGCCCTGGGGGTGGCGGTGCTGGTTCCCAGCGCCTGGTTGCTGAGCCGGCAGTTGCCGCTGGACGTGTGGCGCGCCGACCTGCACACCGGCACCGGGGAACAGCGGCGGCTGCCCCTGGCGGATGGCAGCTCGCTGCAGTTGAACAGCGCCAGCGCGGTCAACCTCGACCTGGGGACCCGCCACTTGAGCCTGGTACGCGGCGAGGTGGCGCTCAAGGTTCCTGGCCCGGCGCCCCTGACCTTGCAAGCGCCCTATGGGCAGATCAACGTCAGCCGCAGCGAAGTGTGCGTGCGCCTCAATGACGGCCATTGCCAGGTCTCGGTGGTCAGCGGTGCGGTGCAGTTGCAGCCCTTGCATGGGCCGCTGCTGGTGCTCAATGCCGGGCAGCGGGTCGACCTGCAAGCTTCGGGCGCTGGCCCGGTGAGCGCCTTCGACCCCTCCGTGGCGGATTGGCGCAGCGGGGTGCTGACGGCGCAGGACCAGCCATTGGGGGATTTTCTGCGGGAACTGAGCCGCTACCGTCCCGGGCTGCTGCGCTGGGAGCCGGCCCTGGAAAAGCTGCGGGTGACCGGCAGCTTCCGCCTCGACAACACCGACCGGGTACTGGCCTTGCTGGCAGCCAGCCTGGCGCTGGAAGTGCATACGCGCACCCGCTATTGGGTGACCCTGGTTCCCCGTGACCAGTTGGGCTGA
- a CDS encoding sigma-70 family RNA polymerase sigma factor — protein sequence MIDAATPPEHALHALYRDHRSWLECWLRRRMGNAWDAADLSQDTFLRVLSSSQQIAEMREPRAYLLTVGKRLLSNFYTRRHLEQAYLDALARLPEDSVPSPEQRWLLLETLQALDELLDGLPVLVRRAFLWSQLDGLGYREIAERLQVSERTVKRYMAHAYEHCLLVEL from the coding sequence ATGATTGACGCAGCGACGCCTCCGGAGCATGCCCTCCACGCCTTGTACCGTGACCATCGCAGCTGGCTCGAGTGCTGGTTGCGGCGGCGCATGGGCAATGCCTGGGATGCCGCGGACCTGAGTCAGGATACCTTCCTGCGGGTACTGTCCAGCTCGCAGCAGATTGCCGAGATGCGCGAGCCCCGTGCCTACCTGCTGACGGTGGGTAAGCGCCTGCTGAGCAACTTCTACACCCGGCGCCACCTGGAGCAGGCCTACCTGGATGCCCTGGCCCGATTGCCGGAGGACAGCGTGCCTTCGCCGGAGCAACGCTGGCTGCTACTGGAAACCCTGCAGGCCCTCGACGAATTGCTCGATGGCCTGCCGGTGCTGGTGCGCCGGGCATTTCTCTGGAGTCAGCTCGACGGCCTCGGCTATCGCGAGATCGCCGAACGCCTGCAAGTCAGTGAACGTACGGTCAAGCGCTACATGGCCCATGCCTACGAACATTGCCTGCTGGTGGAACTGTGA
- a CDS encoding PaaI family thioesterase, with product MPVLDTSLQDTAAPEGVCYGCGSRNPHGLHIKSRWHEDGVHVVAEHLPDAKYCGWPDLVYGGLIAMLVDCHSNWAVMAYHYRAEQREPGSLPRINCVTGNLGIKFIKPTPMGVPLTLRARVEGEVGRKSRVICEVYAGEVLTAVGDSVFVRVDTGQLAAAAHGRETTSDT from the coding sequence ATGCCCGTGCTCGACACCTCCCTGCAAGACACCGCCGCCCCCGAGGGCGTTTGTTATGGCTGCGGCAGCCGCAACCCCCATGGCTTGCACATCAAGAGCCGCTGGCATGAGGATGGTGTGCACGTGGTGGCCGAGCACCTGCCCGATGCCAAGTATTGCGGCTGGCCGGACCTGGTCTATGGCGGGCTGATTGCCATGCTGGTGGACTGCCATTCCAACTGGGCAGTGATGGCCTACCACTACCGCGCCGAACAGCGCGAACCCGGCAGCCTGCCGCGCATCAACTGCGTCACCGGCAACCTGGGCATCAAGTTCATCAAGCCCACCCCCATGGGCGTGCCGCTGACCTTGCGCGCGCGGGTCGAAGGTGAAGTCGGGCGCAAGAGCCGGGTGATCTGCGAGGTGTATGCCGGCGAGGTGCTCACCGCCGTCGGCGATTCGGTGTTCGTGCGGGTCGACACCGGACAACTGGCCGCTGCCGCCCACGGCCGCGAGACCACTTCGGACACTTAA